The Campylobacter armoricus sequence AATTATCCAATACAAACATTATTAATTTTATTTGAGAAATAGTGGAAGGACTAAAACCTTCCACTATTATTTTAACACTTTTTATTTTTAAAATTCAATTGGAGATATTTTTACATATATTTTAATAAATTCGTAAATTCTTGAATTTCTTTTTCTTGATCTAAGATTATTTTTTTCGCAATATCAGTAATAGTTTTGTCTTTAGAGTAAAATAAAATTTGTTTAGAAGCATCTACTGCACCTTGATGATGAGCGATCATACCTTCTAAAAAATCTTTGTTGATATTTTTGCTTTCTTTAACAGCACCCATTAAAAGCATCATTTTTTGCATTAGTTCTTTTTCTTCTTGAACGAATTTTTTATAAGTTTCTTCATCAATTTGAGTTTTTGTATAAAGATTTTTATCTAAAATTTCTTGAAATTCTTGAATTTCTTTTTCTTGAGCATTGATAATATTTTGAGCGATTTTTTTCATCTCTTCACTTTTAGTATGCTCTAATAAAAGTTTAGATGAGTCAATAGCACCTTGATGATGTGGAATCATATTAGCTAAAAAATCTCTTTCTATATCATTACTTTGCACTAAAGGATTTTTCATCATAGGTTCATGCATACTTGCCATAATTTGAGCTGAAATATTTCCAGAAGCTCCATGATGAGCATGATGAGAATTTACAGCAAATAAAGCACTAGCCAAAACTAAACTTGAAACTATAATTTTTATTTTCATTTTTTTTCCTTGAACTTTTAATTTAAAATCAAAAATATATAAAAATATTGCAAACTAAAATTAACTAAAAAATTAAATATTTTTTTGTTATAATTTATTTAAAAAATATATAAGGATAAAAAATGCTTAAAGAACTACTTGAAATAAAAAAAGAAATGGAACCTATAATTCATGATTGTTCAGTAAAAATTCAAGTAGCTGCAAGAGAAGTAATCGTAAGAAAAAGAGAATATGAAATTTATGGTCCTATGATAGATAGAGTATATCTTGATAATGCCATTTATATTAAAATTTTCGGTAGTGGGCGTGATACAAAAAGTACTAAAATAGATATTAAAAATGGTCTTTATATGGTGTATGTAGCTCCTGATAAACCAACCAACCAAGAAATCATGAATAAACTAAAAATAGCATTTGAAAGTATAGATAATAAATTTATTTCAAGGATTTTAGAACTCAATAGAAGAATGAAAGAAGTTCTTAATAAAACTCAAGCAACTTTAGCAAAAGCTTCAAATATGAATGTAGTAATAGAAACAAATTTAGGTGAAGCTACTGCTACTCATAAATTTGTAATTACCATCAAATATTTAAAAGATAATCAAAAATTAGAAATGAAAAATTCAAAATCTGCAGGTAGTTTTAGAGATACTAAAAATCAAATTAATTTAGTAGTTGATAAAAATACTGATTCAGCAATATGTGAAAAACTTTTACATGATGTTGAAGTTTATTTTATAGGTAGTGGAAAATAACTAGCGTTTAATCTTTAAATTTGATGAATGTGTTAAAGCTACTGCTATAGCATCTGTTATATCAAGTGGTTTGATATCTTTTGAAATTCCTAATAATCTTTTTACCATAAAAGCTACTTGCTCTTTAGTAGCTTTTGCTTTTCCAGTTACTGTTTTTTTAACTTGCAAAGGAGTATATTCTGCAAATTCTCCATGAAGTTGTAAAATTTTTAAACTTAAAGCTCCGCGAAACTGAGCTAATTTTAAAACTGTTTTTGGATTATATGCAAAAAATATATCTTCTATAGCTACCTCATCAAAGTGATGATTTTTAAAAATTAAATCA is a genomic window containing:
- a CDS encoding DUF305 domain-containing protein codes for the protein MKIKIIVSSLVLASALFAVNSHHAHHGASGNISAQIMASMHEPMMKNPLVQSNDIERDFLANMIPHHQGAIDSSKLLLEHTKSEEMKKIAQNIINAQEKEIQEFQEILDKNLYTKTQIDEETYKKFVQEEKELMQKMMLLMGAVKESKNINKDFLEGMIAHHQGAVDASKQILFYSKDKTITDIAKKIILDQEKEIQEFTNLLKYM
- the ruvC gene encoding crossover junction endodeoxyribonuclease RuvC translates to MKVLGIDPGSRYCGYAIIEKINNKNQLIEAGLIKIKPNDLQYQITELCEGLDLIFKNHHFDEVAIEDIFFAYNPKTVLKLAQFRGALSLKILQLHGEFAEYTPLQVKKTVTGKAKATKEQVAFMVKRLLGISKDIKPLDITDAIAVALTHSSNLKIKR